One genomic window of Aethina tumida isolate Nest 87 chromosome 3, icAetTumi1.1, whole genome shotgun sequence includes the following:
- the LOC109598751 gene encoding lamin-like protein, whose amino-acid sequence MEPCGKQDSGESNTDDEEVVDVMKQSLDEISEVWLTICKNLLERREVLVKTLEQVPELDYKNFIFMVETLKCESLDLQSGIDLAVTSQNERVNGLLKRQTLAMAHCKGKAEETIRDLTRKLAEEKANSYKALEEIKNQKEKNAELIKDLEETKHSLLDIKNRNDLNLRAIKMLKNKNIEMEAKVLTAEMNLTDFNGKINVVRNEHKSKEYMWLKEKEEFLNKIEQLELSLQNLNATNNELEIRCDIAEERCSLSENLTQETEKKLLTEILELKTQLGETFQELEKEKREKEHIQDELFVLRDHLSALRMESFAFPIITQKNHDDENAARLLNNLIERIDQFERDKIDQAIAHKETMADIHTLKEDHYCIEKQGLLLFVNELKLCLRVLLEENMVKDMQMSDLLVRLSYRD is encoded by the exons ATGGAACCATGTGGGAAGCAAGATAGTGGTGAATCAAACACTGACGATGAAGAAGTTGTAGATGTTATGAAGCAATCTCTGGATGAAATTTCGGAGGTGTGGTTGACAATTTGCAAGAACCTATTGGAACGACGTGAAGTCCTTGTAAAAACGCTCGAACAGGTGCCGGAacttgattataaaaatttcatctttATGGTAGAAACTTTGAAATGTGAAAGCTTGGATCTTCAGTCGGGCATCGATTTAGCTGTAACTTCCCAAAATGAACGGGTAAATGGGTTGCTTAAAAGGCAAACTCTTGCTATGGCACACTGTAAAGGAAAAGCAGAGGAAACAATTCGAGACTTAACGAGAAAACTGGCTGAAGAAAAAGCCAACAGTTACAAGGCActggaagaaattaaaaatcagaaaGAAAAAAACGCG gaaTTAATAAAGGATCTTGAAGAAACAAAACATTCTTTACTTGATATCAAGAACAGAAACGATTTGAATCTCCGTGCTATAAAAATGCtaaagaacaaaaatattgaaatggaAGCTAAAGTATTAACTGCTGAAATGAACCTTACTGACTTTAACGGGaagataaa TGTTGTACGAAATGAGCACAAATCAAAAGAATATATGTGGTtgaaagaaaaagaagaatttcTTAACAAGATAGAACAACTTGAGTTGTCGCTGCAGAATCTAAACGCAACGAACAACGAGTTAGAAATTAG GTGTGACATAGCTGAGGAAAGGTGCTCGCtttcagaaaatttaactCAAGAAACGGAGAAGAAACTTCTGACTGAAATTCTGGAATTGAAAACTCAATTAGGTGAAACCTTTCAAgaattagaaaaagaaaaacgcGAAAAAGAGCATATTCAGGATGAATTGTTTGTGCTTAGAGATCATTTAAGTGCCTTGAGAATGGAAtcatttg cctTCCCAATTATTACACAAAAGAACCACGATGATGAGAATGCCGCAAGGCtgctaaataatctaattgaaAGAATTGATCAGTTTGAAAGGGATAAGATAGATCAAGCCATTGCT CATAAGGAGACTATGGCTGACATACATACCCTCAAAGAAGATCATTATTGTATAGAAAAGCAAGGGTTGTTACTATTTGTGAATGAACTTAAGTTATGTTTAAGAGTG CTTCTTGAAGAAAACATGGTAAAAGATATGCAGATGAGTGATCTTCTTGTAAGGCTTAGTTACCGTGACTGA